The Hevea brasiliensis isolate MT/VB/25A 57/8 chromosome 1, ASM3005281v1, whole genome shotgun sequence DNA segment aattaaagttaatttttttaaaaaaatttatgttaaataatattttttatttattcattaatgttatattaatttaaaattactacaacaaatatcaaaattaacaacaaaaattttacaatgttgctatttgtaaaattaatatatagtaataatatgaataattattattattatttttttaagaatcaTAACTTTGCTGGGATGTTAATTTATTGCTTTTGGGTCAAGTGCCTGAAGGTGTAAAACCACTGGTCACAAAAAGTACCTGAAAGTGCCTTTTGGAACTTGAAAATTAGAATTAGAAATGGAGAAGATATGATGAATCATTTAGTGATGGGGTGACTCACATCACGAATGGCTCTTATTTGTAAGCAATAAAGGCATTAGACATCAACCCCATCTCCCCATCCCAAGGGCCCATTTGCTTGCATGTACGGATCACTCCATTTTAGTATTTGGCGGCTAGCTCAGGCCAAcaacaataattaaattttaatttcaaattaattaaaattaaatcatttaataaaagtttttttaaaattttttattaataaaaatttaataaataaattaatttaatcatttaataaaaaagtttttcttttttttaatatatgcTGAAGGATTTTCAACATTGATTAGGAGAGATTTACAGAGGAGAATTGCATTGTGTAAAAGTATGTCATAATAACTCTGAAATTTCTCATTTATATTTCAGAAATGATAGCGTCATATTTGCATGGGCAACGGTTTCCAAATGTCAGCATCATCTTATCCCTTTATGAGCATGCTTCAGGTTAGCAGGTTCATTTTGATGAATCTTATCTGAgcttcccttcatcaaaaatgttCCAGATCAAATACTCTCCTTGTGGTGATTTAATACATATAAGGGTTGTGTTTccactaaaattattaaatttaattatttttaggttttagattaattaaattaatttgactAATTTTGCTTTATTATTTTGATTGATCAATGGGCTAAGGTAGTTATTAAATAAAGGTCTAAAGAGTTACTAGGTAGTTAGCTGAGATAGAGATTAGTAAAAGTTAGCTTTTGCATTTAATTTCAAGTTTTATATTCACTTTACAATCAATCAATCAAAATATTCTTTTAATTTCTAGTTCATTTACTTTTAATTTATAAGTGAAATGATGAAGCTGCGTTTAATGTAGTCAGTTCTCATTATCGTTTAATTTAAAAGTTAAAGCACAAATTATGTGATATACTCTATATTTAGCACACGCGTAAAACTATAATGGACCATGAACTACCAACTAAAAGAAAGAAAGGAACCATGCATATCGCAGCCAAATTAAAGGTTAATTTGCGTCTTTTATAGTTTTAGTCATCCAGAATCTGCTTGACAAACATTTGAACCACTTCGTCATCCGATACTGAAAAAGACAAACCAAGAGCCATGCACATTTCAAGGTTGGCTTCATCCTCTGGATTTAGGAACACTGATGACTAGTTAGCCTCTATATCATTAATAATCAACCTACGATGATGCTAATTCATCAGGGTAACATCACTGTCAGCCGACTCGTCCATGGAATAGTCATTTCCTGCATAAGATTCTAATTGTTTACCCTTGGAAGCTTTCTTCCTCTTGCCGCCATAGGAGATCACTTTATCGTAAACTTAACCTCAAGTgctaatttgaaaatttgtgtAACTGCAAAGTAGATTTTTAtaattttgcaaaaaaaaaaaaaaaagaacaatatcaatgtttatatatataatacTCTTCTCCAATAAaacttattttaatataaattaatttacatataATTATGAAATACatgtattttattatatatatatttattaatttttgaataataattgaatatatacatctatgaattttatatatacgaaattattatatataaaatataatatatcaaaattattttaattttaatgttataattaaaataattaaattatctattttattataaaatactcCTCTAATAAAACTTAATCATTTTAATCTAAATTAATTTACAGATAATTTCTAATAAAACCATGAAATGAGTgcactttattttatttatatataatttattttgaaaaataatttaaatttaataatttaattttttttatcttaattttttttatcatgagAATTTACTAAATTTTACATTGTCGATCAACTTATcaccactcttttttttttttttttttttttaaaccttGAAACCAATAATATCTTGCGAAGCTCACATAGGAAAAgttatctttatttcttttataatataaaaaaaatatatcaatttttcttcaaaatatttattgtgttatgcattttttttaaagaaattatataGTAAATTTTGTTagctttattttaataatttatttataaaatatatcactaattttgatataatttcatattttattaatttataaaaattgttaattatatatataaaataaaaaaattaaatcttaaaattttgacTCTATTCTTCATCGGCTCAATGGGGCTTTCTGAATTTGAAAACCTTCGTAAGTGGTAAAGAGCTTTCCATCTTAAACCTTCCGCGTTGAATCTCTGCAACGTCAAACAAAAGCACTGGTCGTTGGGCACGCATCAGAGAGAGAACTCTATGATGAGATAGGTTCTTGGCTATACATAAGTTATGGAATTATGTATAGATAATTTTGTCTATACTTTGGCAAACAATGTACAGGCTTTTGCTTTAAAAGGAATTGTATAAAAGGTGAAGTGTGTGTACTTTGGTGAATAAATTCTTATTCTATTGAAATGTTCAAAATTTTCATGCTCCGAATTTGAATATAGAAATTGGACAAAAATATAGAAGCTAGTAGTAAATTTTTGCCATTTTTATATGCTTGTGAACCCTCACCAAACTTCTGAAAAACAAAGTTTTCTTTTCAATattcaattatatttaatttcacTTGTATTATCATAGCATGTTAATTGTGTTTTTCAAAATTGAATTTGCTATTACAAACTTAAAAAATGATTGAGTAAAAgggtaaaataaataaataaataaatatataaaagaagaaaatgaaaattggTTTGATGGAATATAATATCACTCGGTCATTATCTCCTTATTTAGAATAGAGAATTTTGTAAGGAttcaattcaattgaattttttttttttttactaattctCATATTTAGAGAGAAagaattcaattccttttaagttaaaaaaaatcttcattaaaaaaaatagaactcTTGCTTAGAATTCTTTTTTTATTATGATTTATTTCAAATgtgatttatataatttttaaagttttaaaataaatagataactAAAAAAAAGTCTAAGGCATGACCAAACTATGTACATGTGAACAAAACTCCATTGATTGAAgatgttaaatataaaaatgagAGTTGGGTAGAGAACACTATGATGAGATAGGATCTAGCTTATACATCATTTATGGGACATTCCTTTTCTTGTAAATTGTGATTGCCATATATATATTGGCAAACAAAGTATGGGCTTTAGTCTAAAAGAAATTGTATAAAAGATTAAGCAGTGTGTGTTAATGTTCAATTCGATTTTATATTGAATTAAATATAGATATCAAACTAAGAAAGGagttaaattgaattaattttctttaattcagTTTGATTTAATTTGGCTTATAAAAGAAAGAAATCACAATACAAAAATCAAACTAACTCGAAGATCATACATGCCCATCAACCAATTTAACTATAGAACAATGACAATCAAAAAACAAACCTTATGAATATCTTAATCATTAAATAATCCCCAAAAGAgagaagttaaaaaaaattatcaagaaCGCCAATTCAATTGGGTAGCACAACTACACAAATGCCATGCCTTAAATCAGAAACAGAGGCAAAAACAAATTAAACAAAAAGCAGCTTTTTGACACTTGGTTCGTTTGGATTGCCCAAGCATAAAGGACAGAGTGTCTCAGTCAGAAAACAATtcgatttatataattttttaagtctGAAGATTGAAAAGAAATGAATAAATTGGCTTCTTcttttttacaaattaaaatcaaAACAAATTATTTagcaaatcaaatcaaaattttatttcgatttaatTCATTTGAtaatataaattgaattttgatttaaattgaattttattcACCCCTAAGGTCAAGTGGGTGTTCGtttgtgattaaattcttattctacctcattgttcaaaattttcagaatttaaatacagaaaatggataaaaaaaataaatgttagTGGTAAAATATGCCATTTTGATACCCACACCATGCATGAATTCTGAAAAAGAAAGTTTCTTTCCAAGCTTCAATTAATTTCAGTAGTATTAACAAGCCAATAGGCATTTTTTATGtgttttttaaaattcaattttgctattttaAACTCCAAAAATAATCGAGTAAAAGAGTAAAAAACGATAAAGAAAAATACAAAAGAGGGAAATGGATTTTGGTTTGATGGAATATATAATCAACAAGTCATTTTAagactttaaaaataaaaatataatatgttgTGAGATTATAATATTGTCCTAATAgagaattaatatattaaaagaaTAGTACAAATACTCCCAATGATTGAGATATTATTTGaatgataataaatttattatcagatatatatttataaagaaaATATATCAGATTTAATTTTACCTTAAAAATTAACTTAAGGGGGTAATTTATTTAAGTTTTGTATATAGCACAAATACTTTATTCTAAATTAATATGAGATAACGTACCTATTTGAATCATAAAATTTACGGTAAATATATTTATGAGTGACTCAACgttaaaaaaagataaattatcatttaaaaaaaatagaccGAACCTAACTCCACTGTAAAAATTAGATAAAGGGAAGAAAGTTTATTCAAGTCTTATGTATGTCATAAATATCTTATTCTAAATCAACGTCGAAGAATAATATTAACTAATTTCAACctgtattttaatatatatttttttatacacAGTTGAGTTTGAAATCCAAATGCCTTTTCTCTtgctaattttatatattgtgtgtTTCACAAGTTTGATCGTTGAATTATGTATGATCTTTACCTGAAATTTCACAAGACTAATCCCaattgtaaatttttttatattatttttgcattgctaTCTATATATCGTGGACCTAAACAAAagaagccttttttttttttccttaaatgcgttaaacaataataaaactaAACTAGACTAGACTTGAGAAATCTATTTTCCTTTGATATTATTAATGTATTAGAACAAAATTTGTaccctttattttaatttttttttattttttcctttttatttcaaattttttaatatttctatTTTACAGATAGTTTAATctcttttttaaaataaaaaaaaaatagatttaactataatttaatttgttgtgagattataatttttttttttcattcaaagGAGGTTTAATTGGTTGAGTGTACAATTATTATACAATGGAAGATAGTCTCTCTCTCTTTAATAATTCTCACTACATGTAAAAGTGATATATTCAACAACTAACAGATGGAGAGACTTAGACCTCAAGAACTTATTAATTTTTGATATTACAAATTGACTCGACTTACGTTAAGGATAATTTGAGAGTCAATCTGATAATTTATATGACTCGATTTAAAATCAACCCATTTACATTGACAgatcaaactaaatttttatttaaaaattaattaaattaataaaattaaattttttttttaaaatatttttaatttaaaaattaaattaataaaaataattttgataaaaaataatataaattaatctaaatttaatttaaatttttttattgagatttaataaatcatttaaataaataaataaatataaatatttgttaTATAGATAAGGAGAGGGGTCCGAAGGGAGGACAaatgtaaaataataataattaattctttCGGGGTAGAAAGTCAACCTGGACCTCAAAGGGAAGCAACAATGAAAAAGCtgaccattttattttatttttatttaattttctctcTCAGTCAGCCGCAGCAGAAGATGTAACTGTGTGAAACTCAAGCTTAAAATCCGCAACCGACCAAAATTccttaaccaaaaataaaataaaaataaaaataaaagttaaattaaatttgaaaaacaaGTGCTTTGAAAACATAATCCTCGGTCAAAATAACTCGCCAAACATGCCTTTCATTTCCTCCTTTTTCTTCTGTCCTCTCCCTTCCGTCCAAACCCAATCCCAAACACAGTCCTGCCTCTCGTTCCTATATATTATAAATCCACCACTTTTTTCTCCTCCATAAAGCTACatcctcatctctctctctctctctctctccagcttccctcttcttctcttcaaATGGCTTCTAAAGGTTTCGTGCCAAAACCTAGTGTGAACCATGTTTCATTTTCAGGGGACAGGAAGCGACTCCGTTCCCATTCTTTTGGGCAGGTTTTGTTTCCTAGGATAAGTAGGGAACAAgcctcttcctctttttcttccttTACACAATCATCATCATCAGTATCGGTTGTTGCTTCTGTTAATACCATACCAACTGCATCTACTTCCACGGCTAAATTTGCCAGAAGTGTTAGTACTAGTACTTTGGCTCAGCTCTGGAGAGAGATTCAGGGTTGTAACAACTGGGAAAACCTCGTTCAACCCTTGCACCCTCTTCTTCAGAAAGAGATCATTCGATACGGTGAGTTTGTCACCGCCTGTTATAAGACCTTCGATCTTGATCCCAACTCAAAACGCTATTTGTCTTGCAAATATGGCAAGAATAACATGTTCAACCAAGTTGGAATGGGAGATTCCGGCTATCAAGTCACTAAGTATATCTATGCCACTCCAGACGTTAATATTCCCATTCAAAATGGTTCTGCTTGCGGCCGCTGGATTGGCTATGTGGCTGTATCCTCAGATGATGCAGTTAAGAGGCTCGGCAGGAGAGATATAGTCATTACATTTCGCGGAACAGTAACTAACCATGAATGGGCCGCCAATTTCATGAGCTCTCTTACTCCTGCAAGGCTAGACCCTCATAATCCACGCCCAGATGTGAAGGTAGAATCTGGGTTTTTGAGCTTGTACACTTCAGATGAAAGTGACAACAAGTTTGGACTCGAAAGTTGTCGCGAACAGCTTCTATCTGAAGTGTCAAGATTGTTAAACAAGTACAAAGGAGAGGAAATCAGCATATCCTTGGCAGGCCACAGCATGGGAAGTTCACTTGCTCTTCTTCTTGCTTATGATATTTCCGAGCTTGGATTGAACAAACTCAATAATCCAAGCACGAATATTCCAGTAACAGTGTTCTCATTTGGAGGACCAAGAGTAGGGAACGCAGGGTTCAAGGAGAGGTGTGAGGAATTGGGGGTTAAAGTATTGAGAATTGTGAATGTTAATGATCCAATCACAAAGCTACCTGGGatttttctaaatgaaaattttaggGTTTTAGGAGGGAGATATCAATTCCCATGGAGTTGCTCATGTTATGCTCATGTGGGTGTTGAACTAGTCCTAGACTTCTTCAACATGCAAAACCCTTCATGTGTTCATGACTTGGAAGCCTATATCAGCAGCTTATTGTCAAAATGCCCCAAGAGATCTTCATCAGAAGAAGAACATCATCATGATCATGTGTTAGATTTTCTGAACAAAGCGAACGAGTTGCTATTGAGTGGACAAAATTTTAACATGCTGCCTCTGAAAATTGCTGTAAGCAATATCATAAACTTAGTTGAGTCTCAAAGGGCTGAATTTTTTATAAATGAACATATCTTAGGATGGATGAATTCCGTGGCCCTGTACATTCTTTTCTAGGTATATATATAATATACTGAAGAAGACTAAGAGAACTACTGTACATTAGAGAAGATTTTTGTAGCCTTTAAAGCTAGTCTTCAGGCTATTGTATCAAGAAACACtataaatatttatacatatttgTTTTTGGATCAATTATTTTATACAACAATTATTAGAGAAAATTAATTAAAGCAATTCAACTTCCGctattaaaaatctattttaattagCAAGGCAATTCGCAATGTTCAGAAATATAAGCTAATCATTTTCGACCAATCTTCATATATA contains these protein-coding regions:
- the LOC131183003 gene encoding galactolipase DONGLE, chloroplastic-like encodes the protein MASKGFVPKPSVNHVSFSGDRKRLRSHSFGQVLFPRISREQASSSFSSFTQSSSSVSVVASVNTIPTASTSTAKFARSVSTSTLAQLWREIQGCNNWENLVQPLHPLLQKEIIRYGEFVTACYKTFDLDPNSKRYLSCKYGKNNMFNQVGMGDSGYQVTKYIYATPDVNIPIQNGSACGRWIGYVAVSSDDAVKRLGRRDIVITFRGTVTNHEWAANFMSSLTPARLDPHNPRPDVKVESGFLSLYTSDESDNKFGLESCREQLLSEVSRLLNKYKGEEISISLAGHSMGSSLALLLAYDISELGLNKLNNPSTNIPVTVFSFGGPRVGNAGFKERCEELGVKVLRIVNVNDPITKLPGIFLNENFRVLGGRYQFPWSCSCYAHVGVELVLDFFNMQNPSCVHDLEAYISSLLSKCPKRSSSEEEHHHDHVLDFLNKANELLLSGQNFNMLPLKIAVSNIINLVESQRAEFFINEHILGWMNSVALYILF